The region CCCTGCCGACCGCGCCGATAACCTGCCGCCGATGCAGCGCCTCAAACTGAAGATCCAGCTCTACTGTGGCGACGAGATTGCCATGGGCCCCGGCAAGGCCGACCTGCTCGATGCGATCGACCGCGCAGGCTCCATTTCCGGCGCAGCGCGCGCGATGGACATGAGCTACCGCCGCGCGTGGCTGCTGGTCGATGCCATGAACCGCTGCTGGCGAGAACCCTTGGTCGAAACCTCTCCCGGCAGCGCCAAAGGCGGCGGGGCGAGATTGACCGCACTGGGAACTGCCGTTCTGCAACACTATCGCGCGCTGCAAGAACGCCTTGCGGGTACGTCGGATTGCCCGGACTATGCCGCGTTGGCAGGCGCCATGCTCAAGGAGCCGAAAGCAAGCCAGAAGGCCTAGCGCCCGACCGGCCCCTTCCACAGCACACCGTCCTTCATCACCAGCGAGACCTTGCGGATCACGCTGATGTCGGTAAGCGGATTGCCCTCCACCGCCACCAGATCGGCCAGCATTCCCGTCTTCACGCTGCCGAGCCGGTCAGCGATGCCAAACATCTTCGCATTGCCCGACGTTGCCGCGATTGCCACCTCGGCAGGCGTCATCCCGCCTTTGACCATCAATTCGGCCTCCCGCGCGTTGTCGCCATGGGCATAGACGCCGACGTCTCCGCCCACGCAGATGGCGACCCCGGCCTTGCGCGCCTTGACGAGCGCGTCGAAACCCTCCCGCACGCCCTTGGGCACCGGCGCCTCGCCATTCCATCCGCGATAGCGCGCAATCGCATCACCTGCGGCAAGCGTCGGACAGAAGCCAACGCCCTTGGCCTTCATCGCCGCGAACATCTCCTGCGTCCCCTCGTCGCCGTGCTCGATCGTATCGACACCGGCTGACACGGCGCGGCGCATGCCCTCTGCCGTGCTGGCGTGGGCAACAACCTGCCGTCCGGCCCCGTGCGCGGCCTCAACCACGGCCTTCAGTTCCGCTTCGGTAAATGTAGGTCGGCTCGGCTCGCCTGGTCCCCAGCGATAGTCGGCATAGACCTTCACAAGGTCCGCCCCGGCGCCGATCTGCCGCCGCACGGCATTGATCAGGTCCGGCCCGCCCGCTTCCTCTGCTCCCAGAGGCACAACGACGCCCGGCTCAAAGCCGCGCGGCCCATAAGCTCCCGGCGCGACGATGGCGCGTGTCGCCACCAGCATGCGTGGCCCCGGCACGATCCCCTGCTCGATTGCCCGCTTCAGCCCGACATCGGCATAGCCCGCCCCTTCGGTGCCAAGATCGCGCACGGTAGTGAACCCCGCCATCAGCGTCACCCGCGCATGGACAGTGGCGCGAGCGGTGCGCAGCGCAATCGGCTCGTGCAGGACCTGATCGTCCCAGGCCGTCTCGTTGTAGGGGTGAAGGAAAAGGTGCGAATGCCCCTCGATCATGCCCGGCATGAGAGTCGTGCCGGGCAGACCTATGACCGAAGCCTCGGCTGGGGCGACGATGTCAGGGCCGACCGCTTCTATGCGGTTGCCTTTGACCAGAACCGCCCAGCCCTTGCGCAGCACTGCGGTCTCGCCATCGAATACAGCGTCCGGCCGCAACAGGGTCAGCGCTTCGGTACGATCGCCGGCAGACGACGGGGCCGCAAGTGTGAGCGTCGACGCCAGGGTCAGGGCTGCAGCAAGAACCTGTGTGACAATCCGCATCCGCCATCCTTTCGAATGGCGCCATCATACCTGCGCAACAAGGAGCGGCAACCAGCGGCGCCGTCCTTTTTCCCTCGGCCCGGATTCAGGCCGCTTCCTCGTGCCGCAGTTCCGCAAGCTGTGCGTCGGTCCGGGGCAGGATGCCCATGCCGTTCACAGTGCGCCGATCAAGATGCTGAAGCTGCATGTCAGGGCTTTGGCGGGTGAGTTCGCGCAGATGTTGCACGCGGATCACCGCCATCACGCAGCCGAGCGTTGCAATGGATACGCCCAGCCGCCAGATCGCGAATTGCCCGCTTTGCACGGTCGAAAGGAACTCGGCGAAGCACTGCCATACCGTCACAGCACCAAGCAGCTCGGTCGCTCGCTGACGGGGAGCGGCCAGCAGCAGCGAGCACGCCAGAAAGAACGACCCGACCCCGGCTGTCGTCACGGACAGCTCGTTTGTCACATAACCGAAGCTGAGCGCAACCGCGCTGGCAACTGCAACAACGCGGGCGGTGCGGGAAATCTGACCAGGTGTCAGCAGATCGAGTGGGCTACGCATGCGCAGGATCATTGCCCAAGCCTCTCAACAATTCGTTACGGCACGAAAGGTCCAGAAACGATCCTAATAAATCCAAAAATTACAGTCCAAAGCAGAACCGACAGCCCAAGTGGCAACGCAAGGCGGACCCAGCCCGAGGCACTTTCCGGTGGCGAATCACCCTCCGCCTGCCCGAATCGCCCGGCCAACAGCTCATCCTGCAACTGATGGACTGGCGAACGAACAGGCGCGTCTTCCCGCCTGGCGGGTCGCGGCGCCGTGGTGGTCAGCGCGATGCTCTCGGCAACTTCTGATGGCCGTTCGGCAGACAGTACCGGCAATCCCGACATGATGGCTCCTCGACATCACAGTGCCACAAAGGTCACCAACAGCATCTGACCGCCAGCCTAAGGATTTACGCTTAGCCTCGTTGCGCCATGTCGAGCGGTTCGCCACGGACCGGGTATCCCAACCCGTCCGGGATCATCAGCCAGCGCCGCCCTTCCCGCTCTTCCACAAACGGACTGATCGTGCCGATCGGTGTCGTCTCGGCATGATTGCGCGCTTCGTCGTAGTTGCCGAACAATGCCAGGCGCTCAAGATTGCGTCGCGTCGGAAAGATGACCTTGATCTTGCCCGTCTCGGCAAGATCGAGAGCTTCCTGCGCGCTCGCCCAGAAGAGATGCCGGTTCTCGGTGGCATCAACCTCGACATCAACCGCACCTGTGCCAAGGTTGGCGAGATAGAAGCGAGTGTCGAAAATTCTTTCAGTCCGGTGCTTAGGCCACCAGCGGGCGAACGGCACCAGGCGATCTGCCTCAAGCTGCCAGCCAAACTCGGCCAGTACCGGGGCAAGATCACCGCCCGAAATCAGCATGCGGCGCGCTTCGGCCGCAAGCCTGCCATCAACTTCGCCCGATATGCCAACCACCAGGCCGGTCTCTTCCAGGGTCTCGCGGACAGCAGCCACTCGCGCCGCCAGG is a window of Novosphingobium sp. THN1 DNA encoding:
- a CDS encoding winged helix-turn-helix domain-containing protein, with the translated sequence MQRLKLKIQLYCGDEIAMGPGKADLLDAIDRAGSISGAARAMDMSYRRAWLLVDAMNRCWREPLVETSPGSAKGGGARLTALGTAVLQHYRALQERLAGTSDCPDYAALAGAMLKEPKASQKA
- a CDS encoding amidohydrolase family protein, producing MRIVTQVLAAALTLASTLTLAAPSSAGDRTEALTLLRPDAVFDGETAVLRKGWAVLVKGNRIEAVGPDIVAPAEASVIGLPGTTLMPGMIEGHSHLFLHPYNETAWDDQVLHEPIALRTARATVHARVTLMAGFTTVRDLGTEGAGYADVGLKRAIEQGIVPGPRMLVATRAIVAPGAYGPRGFEPGVVVPLGAEEAGGPDLINAVRRQIGAGADLVKVYADYRWGPGEPSRPTFTEAELKAVVEAAHGAGRQVVAHASTAEGMRRAVSAGVDTIEHGDEGTQEMFAAMKAKGVGFCPTLAAGDAIARYRGWNGEAPVPKGVREGFDALVKARKAGVAICVGGDVGVYAHGDNAREAELMVKGGMTPAEVAIAATSGNAKMFGIADRLGSVKTGMLADLVAVEGNPLTDISVIRKVSLVMKDGVLWKGPVGR
- a CDS encoding NUDIX domain-containing protein; the protein is METHDIEPENWLSKTTPAATVIIFRHAPAGGAPQILMVERNASLKFAGGATVFPGGKIDPSDFTLAESLARGGGDDLDDLAARVAAVRETLEETGLVVGISGEVDGRLAAEARRMLISGGDLAPVLAEFGWQLEADRLVPFARWWPKHRTERIFDTRFYLANLGTGAVDVEVDATENRHLFWASAQEALDLAETGKIKVIFPTRRNLERLALFGNYDEARNHAETTPIGTISPFVEEREGRRWLMIPDGLGYPVRGEPLDMAQRG